A single genomic interval of Shewanella psychropiezotolerans harbors:
- a CDS encoding condensation domain-containing protein, protein MSISIELRLVRKNAIRRGNIKGELGFLPIQAWFINQVCSGKIRNENHWNQSFLVKVPQLDCDIMPEVIRQLISYHDILRVRYTKQQDTWLQSYQASMEQPELKVLDVRQYSDDELNAVLTDWQSHFDLQQGPLFQCAYLYGYRDSSARLFFSLHHMIVDSVSWRILIENFKTLYEGGTLEKKGTSYRQWVNEVRRYPDINPDEDMFWQRQVDVLADCHSLLDREDKGQPVCFHEITLNQELTSALLQTANRPYHTAINELLLTALVYALKHISGKDIHGITLEGHGREHLSDSIDHSHTVGWFTSKFPVKLQVQHDLAVTIRGIKHLLRSIPNKGIGFGAFVANQSQSPAPSYDFNDMPEISFNYLGRFDAIEGYWQVVNENSGQSVSQDNPMLNVLNINGMINDGKLYFGIHSKLSAIQAIEFSEAFQKTLETVITHCCEQDKRQGYIAHPEDFNDFVPYEMVNETINQQPIFIFPPGGGGAESFYSNLVPHMADHKLVLFNNYYDFINEKKGEQSTDSLTFETLAIFYIDYIKQLQIKGPYLFMGWSFGGVLAFEITKQLTALGDKVSHLVLLDSYFNYKEAWNHSTFTARAQFERNVNYQYQPKPFRCPDPIKVTLFKAKHVDEGNVPHGVVNDSVEGTMLKIIGASMPIM, encoded by the coding sequence GTGTCAATATCTATTGAGCTCAGACTCGTCCGTAAAAATGCAATCAGAAGAGGGAACATTAAGGGGGAACTCGGTTTTTTACCCATCCAAGCGTGGTTTATAAATCAAGTCTGTTCTGGCAAGATACGGAATGAAAATCACTGGAATCAGAGCTTTCTTGTCAAAGTACCACAGTTAGATTGTGACATTATGCCAGAAGTTATTCGCCAACTTATTAGTTACCACGATATTCTACGAGTCCGCTATACGAAACAACAAGACACTTGGTTGCAAAGTTATCAGGCTTCGATGGAACAACCAGAGCTTAAAGTGCTAGATGTTAGGCAGTATAGTGATGATGAACTGAACGCAGTACTCACAGACTGGCAAAGTCATTTTGACTTACAGCAAGGTCCACTCTTTCAGTGCGCCTACCTTTACGGATATCGAGACTCAAGCGCGAGACTGTTCTTTTCATTGCATCACATGATTGTGGATTCAGTAAGCTGGCGCATATTGATAGAGAATTTCAAAACCTTGTATGAAGGAGGCACTCTAGAAAAGAAAGGCACGAGCTACCGACAATGGGTCAATGAAGTACGACGCTATCCTGACATTAACCCTGATGAAGACATGTTTTGGCAAAGACAGGTCGATGTTCTTGCAGATTGTCACTCGCTATTAGACCGAGAAGACAAAGGCCAACCTGTTTGTTTTCATGAAATAACGTTAAACCAGGAGCTGACATCTGCACTCTTGCAAACCGCAAATAGGCCCTATCATACGGCGATTAATGAGCTGTTGCTTACCGCCTTGGTCTACGCTTTAAAACACATATCTGGGAAAGATATCCATGGGATCACTTTAGAAGGCCATGGAAGAGAACACCTCAGCGACTCGATAGATCACAGTCATACCGTTGGATGGTTTACCAGTAAGTTTCCCGTTAAGCTTCAAGTGCAGCACGACCTTGCTGTGACAATAAGAGGCATAAAACACCTGTTACGCAGTATTCCAAATAAAGGGATTGGGTTTGGTGCTTTTGTGGCTAATCAGTCACAGTCACCAGCACCAAGCTATGACTTTAATGATATGCCTGAAATCAGTTTTAACTATCTAGGTCGCTTCGACGCTATTGAAGGCTATTGGCAAGTCGTCAATGAAAACAGCGGCCAGAGCGTTTCACAAGACAACCCCATGCTAAATGTCCTCAACATCAATGGCATGATCAATGACGGGAAATTATATTTTGGCATTCATTCAAAACTCTCAGCAATACAAGCCATAGAGTTCTCAGAAGCTTTTCAGAAAACACTGGAAACGGTCATTACGCATTGTTGTGAACAAGATAAACGGCAGGGGTATATCGCTCACCCAGAAGACTTTAACGACTTTGTTCCCTATGAAATGGTTAATGAGACAATCAACCAACAACCGATCTTTATTTTTCCCCCAGGAGGCGGCGGTGCTGAATCATTCTACAGTAACCTGGTACCTCATATGGCGGATCATAAACTGGTGTTATTTAACAACTACTACGATTTTATCAATGAGAAAAAAGGCGAGCAATCGACAGATAGCCTCACCTTTGAAACGCTCGCGATATTCTATATTGACTATATCAAGCAACTACAAATCAAAGGGCCCTATCTCTTTATGGGCTGGAGCTTTGGTGGGGTACTGGCCTTTGAGATAACCAAACAGCTGACCGCTTTGGGAGATAAGGTCAGCCATTTAGTGTTACTTGATTCTTATTTCAATTATAAGGAAGCATGGAATCACTCTACGTTCACTGCGCGCGCGCAATTTGAGAGAAACGTGAATTATCAGTACCAACCTAAGCCATTTCGTTGCCCCGATCCAATAAAAGTGACCTTGTTCAAAGCAAAACACGTTGATGAAGGCAATGTCCCTCACGGTGTCGTCAATGACAGCGTAGAGGGGACTATGCTGAAAATTATAGGAGCATCCATGCCTATTATGTGA
- a CDS encoding MFS transporter produces the protein MTAINNKAKLFSLCMVLFIDAIGSGLILPILPELFFNPEYGLLQGYAFHNTNVIYGITLAVFPLASLFGKYLFGALSDHVGRKKTIIAGLSIILLSYLLSIIAIMIDSIPLFILARFITGFGAGTYTAVYAMIADMSKTIERKMTNFKWPALATVLGFIVGPILGGASGIAHGQLSLVIPFAIGFILTLLNIFKAKASLEENVVVQGSHHFSPLFFFKESYHYLLSIKNKKLIKYLLGSYLVFQFAIGLYIQSISLYLSEYCHFTTNQIGFFYVVMGGRFC, from the coding sequence ATGACAGCCATTAATAACAAGGCGAAATTGTTTTCCCTATGCATGGTGCTTTTTATCGATGCGATTGGCTCAGGTTTGATTTTACCCATTCTTCCTGAGCTGTTTTTCAACCCTGAATATGGCTTATTACAAGGTTATGCTTTCCATAATACGAATGTGATCTATGGGATCACCCTCGCGGTTTTTCCATTGGCCAGCTTATTTGGAAAGTATTTATTTGGAGCACTGTCTGATCATGTGGGGAGAAAGAAGACGATCATCGCGGGCCTTAGCATTATTCTGCTTTCTTACTTACTCAGTATCATCGCGATAATGATAGACAGTATCCCACTTTTTATCCTGGCCCGCTTCATTACAGGGTTTGGTGCCGGTACCTATACCGCTGTCTATGCCATGATCGCGGATATGAGTAAAACGATTGAAAGAAAAATGACCAATTTTAAATGGCCTGCTCTCGCCACCGTTTTAGGCTTTATTGTGGGTCCTATTCTTGGTGGGGCATCTGGTATCGCCCATGGGCAACTATCGCTAGTGATTCCTTTTGCCATTGGTTTTATATTAACGTTATTGAACATATTTAAAGCAAAGGCCTCGCTCGAAGAAAATGTGGTCGTTCAGGGGAGCCACCATTTCAGCCCATTATTTTTTTTTAAAGAGTCGTATCATTATCTACTCTCTATAAAAAACAAAAAGCTGATTAAGTATCTCCTCGGCAGCTATTTAGTGTTTCAGTTTGCAATCGGCTTGTATATCCAATCCATTAGCCTCTATTTGTCAGAGTATTGCCACTTTACAACCAATCAGATAGGTTTCTTCTACGTCGTGATGGGGGGGCGATTCTGTTGA
- a CDS encoding 4'-phosphopantetheinyl transferase family protein yields the protein MANNEFVQKIENKSLLELKLATWSKTSYAASNYDERLFLQYNFKFPSELKGAVPKRCAEFLAGRLVARQALQQLTNEPHQVLSAYDRAPIWPSGIIGSITHTSTQAIAVTAYRRHHQIIGVDLENWIETEVAREISSEIIDSRESELITHSKLEFNQGLTLLFSAKESLYKALYPKVKYFFGFECAQVNTVDIDTGQFFISLTCDLNNDYPKGWGIKGRFLQEKDTILTLING from the coding sequence ATGGCAAACAATGAATTCGTCCAGAAAATCGAGAACAAATCCCTACTTGAACTAAAGCTTGCAACCTGGAGCAAAACCTCATATGCCGCTTCAAATTATGATGAACGACTCTTCCTGCAATATAACTTCAAGTTTCCATCAGAGTTAAAGGGCGCGGTGCCAAAGCGTTGTGCAGAATTTTTGGCGGGAAGGTTAGTTGCTCGTCAGGCGTTACAGCAACTAACTAACGAACCACATCAAGTACTAAGTGCGTACGATAGAGCGCCCATTTGGCCATCTGGTATCATTGGCTCCATCACTCATACGAGTACACAAGCAATAGCGGTGACAGCATATAGGCGACACCATCAAATTATTGGAGTTGATCTAGAAAACTGGATTGAAACTGAAGTCGCTCGAGAAATCTCTTCTGAAATTATAGACTCCCGTGAAAGTGAGCTCATTACCCACAGTAAGCTTGAATTCAACCAAGGACTCACTCTTCTTTTTTCGGCAAAAGAAAGTTTATACAAAGCGTTATACCCGAAAGTGAAATACTTTTTTGGTTTTGAATGTGCTCAGGTCAACACTGTTGATATTGATACGGGACAATTTTTTATTTCATTGACTTGCGATCTGAACAACGATTACCCCAAAGGATGGGGAATTAAAGGGCGCTTCCTGCAAGAAAAAGACACGATTCTCACTCTTATTAATGGCTAA
- a CDS encoding esterase/lipase family protein, producing the protein MNRDENITIVMVHGTFAQEASWSNNIGSTLRNIITDHIGISVSFQAFNWSGKNSHSERIKAARKLHVHLEKIIQEPTSGNIYVIAHSHGGNVAFYALKDSVLQSKISGVICLATPYIRCHERDLDIVKRVLFAPLWLFIIVIPIVFMIVAAFNEAWILYAISLVFQYFWITKYEYSISLAKKVFTPVSRLFDWMKIVQLDSVVRISLPNIRTTPVLSINVHGDEAERHLRIIERFGNVFLRYSPYVLVGGGVLAVLGVVPWYLITYGVEGPIIGSGSVQAKILIFMTIFGWLVISGIYYLVGSIFPSIIRGHIAGFGYEGILKNALLRIFINKSPEQVISLTEITYHVEVDKGLKHSSLYENNEIIKYLCSWICKQESQLIVKT; encoded by the coding sequence ATGAATAGGGATGAAAATATCACTATTGTTATGGTCCACGGAACTTTCGCGCAAGAAGCATCATGGTCAAATAACATAGGTTCAACTCTACGCAATATAATTACTGATCATATTGGTATAAGTGTTTCTTTTCAGGCTTTCAATTGGAGTGGCAAAAATTCTCATAGCGAAAGGATAAAAGCTGCACGTAAACTTCATGTTCATTTAGAAAAAATTATACAAGAACCAACTTCTGGAAATATATATGTTATAGCTCATAGTCATGGTGGGAACGTAGCTTTTTACGCACTCAAAGATTCAGTGTTGCAAAGTAAAATTTCAGGAGTTATTTGTTTAGCAACACCGTATATACGATGCCACGAAAGAGATCTAGACATTGTAAAGCGTGTTTTATTTGCACCGCTTTGGCTTTTTATCATAGTCATACCAATTGTATTTATGATTGTGGCCGCATTCAATGAGGCTTGGATACTATATGCTATAAGTTTGGTCTTTCAATACTTTTGGATAACTAAGTATGAATACTCAATATCGTTGGCAAAAAAAGTATTCACTCCGGTTAGCAGGCTATTTGATTGGATGAAAATAGTACAGCTTGACAGCGTTGTACGTATTTCTTTGCCTAACATACGAACTACACCTGTTTTATCGATAAATGTCCATGGAGATGAAGCTGAAAGGCACCTAAGAATAATTGAAAGATTTGGTAATGTGTTTTTACGCTATAGTCCATACGTTTTGGTTGGAGGAGGTGTTTTAGCTGTGCTAGGAGTTGTTCCTTGGTATCTAATAACATATGGGGTTGAAGGGCCTATAATAGGTTCTGGATCTGTGCAAGCAAAAATACTCATATTTATGACTATATTTGGTTGGTTAGTCATTTCTGGTATCTATTATTTAGTTGGGAGTATCTTTCCTAGTATTATTCGAGGGCATATTGCTGGCTTTGGGTATGAAGGGATTTTAAAAAATGCATTATTACGGATATTTATAAATAAAAGTCCTGAGCAAGTTATATCTCTTACTGAAATTACCTACCACGTCGAGGTGGATAAAGGCTTGAAACATTCTTCGTTATATGAAAACAATGAAATCATTAAATATTTATGTAGCTGGATTTGTAAACAAGAAAGTCAGCTGATAGTTAAAACATAA
- a CDS encoding HEPN domain-containing protein, with protein MSTEKYNKAAFLLHQATEHFYSAILLVFTRYKPNVHDLKKLGSRVAGIEPEFLTVFPMGTADGSNSFARAMLMPAINPVM; from the coding sequence GTGAGTACAGAAAAATATAACAAAGCCGCCTTCCTGTTACATCAAGCCACCGAACATTTCTACAGTGCTATCTTATTAGTGTTTACCCGCTATAAACCAAACGTCCATGATTTAAAAAAGCTCGGCAGCCGAGTGGCTGGTATTGAGCCTGAGTTTCTCACCGTGTTCCCGATGGGGACCGCCGACGGTTCAAACTCCTTCGCCAGGGCTATGTTAATGCCCGCTATAAACCCAGTTATGTGA
- the yfaE gene encoding class I ribonucleotide reductase maintenance protein YfaE produces the protein MKVNLKTLTFNKIFKKAPIVSLDGQPVLLFNQQHPSLLIALEQKKVQVFSECRNGYCGACKTKIISGSVIYHTEPLVKLKADECLPCCCTPVSDLDLNLSPEGADVVTRSGISAAVIIREQTKT, from the coding sequence ATGAAAGTGAATTTGAAGACTTTGACCTTTAATAAGATCTTTAAAAAAGCGCCCATCGTCAGTCTCGATGGCCAGCCGGTGCTGCTGTTTAATCAGCAGCACCCTAGCCTCTTGATCGCACTGGAGCAAAAGAAAGTTCAGGTATTCTCAGAGTGCCGCAATGGTTATTGCGGTGCCTGTAAGACCAAAATTATCAGCGGCAGCGTGATCTACCATACCGAGCCCTTAGTCAAACTCAAAGCCGATGAATGTCTGCCCTGTTGTTGTACTCCCGTTAGCGACTTAGATCTTAATCTGTCACCAGAAGGCGCAGATGTCGTGACTCGCTCCGGCATATCAGCCGCTGTGATCATCCGAGAACAAACCAAGACCTAA
- the nrdB gene encoding class Ia ribonucleoside-diphosphate reductase subunit beta, translating to MAYSTFCQTPNNARLEPMFMGQSVNVARYDVQKYEVFEKLIEKQLSFFWRPEEVDVSKDKIDYAALPDHEKHIFISNLKYQTLLDSIQGRSPNVAFLPLVSLPELETWIETWSFSETIHSRSYTHIIRNIVNDPSIVFDDIVENEEILKRATDIAQYYDDLILLTQAFHLHGEGTHTINGKELLVTQRTIKKSLYLCMVSVNVLEAIRFYVSFACSFAFAERNVMEGNAKIIRLIARDEALHLNSTQHILKIMRAGADDPEMGEIAKECEQQAYDIFVKAAEQEKEWAQYLFKDGSMIGLNETILCQYVEYITNERMKSVNLPCHYKEITNPLPWMKNWLESDAVQVAPQEVEVSSYLVGQIDASIDESEFEDFDL from the coding sequence ATGGCCTATTCTACATTTTGTCAAACACCTAATAATGCACGTCTTGAACCTATGTTCATGGGGCAGTCGGTTAACGTCGCCCGTTACGACGTACAAAAATATGAAGTGTTTGAAAAGCTGATTGAAAAACAGCTGTCTTTTTTCTGGCGTCCAGAAGAAGTCGATGTCAGTAAAGATAAAATTGATTACGCCGCACTTCCAGATCATGAAAAACATATTTTCATCTCTAATCTGAAATATCAAACCTTACTCGACTCGATTCAGGGCCGCTCGCCTAATGTGGCATTCTTGCCTCTGGTATCGCTACCAGAACTGGAAACCTGGATTGAAACCTGGTCTTTCTCTGAGACCATACATTCTCGTTCTTACACCCATATCATACGTAATATTGTCAACGATCCTTCTATCGTTTTTGATGACATAGTTGAAAATGAAGAGATCTTGAAGCGTGCGACAGATATTGCCCAGTACTATGATGACTTGATTCTACTTACCCAAGCCTTTCACCTTCACGGTGAAGGCACGCACACCATCAACGGTAAAGAGCTGTTAGTCACACAACGTACGATCAAGAAGTCACTCTATCTGTGTATGGTGTCAGTCAACGTGTTAGAAGCGATTCGTTTCTACGTGAGCTTCGCCTGCTCTTTCGCATTCGCCGAGCGTAATGTCATGGAAGGCAACGCTAAGATTATCCGTCTTATCGCCCGTGATGAGGCGCTGCATCTTAACAGCACGCAACATATCCTCAAGATAATGCGCGCCGGTGCTGACGACCCTGAAATGGGTGAGATAGCCAAAGAGTGTGAACAGCAAGCCTATGACATTTTCGTCAAAGCCGCCGAGCAAGAAAAAGAATGGGCCCAATACCTGTTTAAAGACGGCTCTATGATAGGTCTTAACGAAACCATCTTGTGTCAATATGTCGAATACATTACCAATGAGCGTATGAAGTCGGTCAACCTGCCATGTCACTATAAAGAAATCACCAACCCACTACCTTGGATGAAGAACTGGTTAGAGAGTGATGCGGTTCAGGTCGCGCCACAAGAAGTAGAGGTTTCCTCTTACCTTGTGGGCCAAATCGATGCTTCTATCGATGAAAGTGAATTTGAAGACTTTGACCTTTAA